One genomic region from Spiroplasma endosymbiont of Polydrusus cervinus encodes:
- the rnpM gene encoding RNase P modulator RnpM, giving the protein MANHKKISLRKCVISQQMLPKKELVRIVKTSNGEIIIDPNGKANGRGAYLRPTLEIYEKAKKSNVLERALKTKLTNQFYEMLYREISEGWD; this is encoded by the coding sequence ATGGCAAACCACAAAAAAATTTCCTTACGAAAATGTGTTATTTCACAACAAATGTTACCAAAAAAAGAATTGGTACGAATTGTTAAGACATCAAACGGGGAAATTATTATTGACCCAAACGGAAAGGCCAATGGTCGTGGTGCTTATTTACGACCAACATTAGAGATTTATGAAAAAGCAAAAAAAAGTAATGTTTTAGAGCGGGCATTAAAAACAAAATTAACTAATCAATTTTACGAAATGTTATATCGTGAAATTAGTGAAGGTTGAGATTAA
- the nusA gene encoding transcription termination factor NusA → MIDGTKVLTTIDEIVSEKQISRDLILESIKEGIKKAYEKHFDPEATIVVDIDQKTGQIKVDKQLTVVKKVEDDLLEIGLNEAKAKYGDEITIDDKIYEPVNSEEFSRLIIFQAGQIIKQQIKEAEKDSIFDEYIVQKGHLMTGVVIAAEEKYLLVEVERTFAYISRKNLIFSDHFEVGQAIIFLAEDVVKSKNAGQITGSRTSNDFLYRLLEREIPEIFEQVITVKEIARDPGRRSKIAVYSTNDNIDPIGACVGSKGSRINKVTAELQDEKIDICIYNDNSQQFIINSLSPVKVISIITNEEGKEANVIVPDEQLSLAIGKGGSAAKLVAKLTKWKLNIMSYNEALTKQIEILWNGNLTAEELTALQVKLKDKIKPKIEITPEPVAITVGLPIEEFEIIEEQMVEEMLILDEENYHVDNLTEVNPALLANEIEENLSYFETEQFENQDDEEEDDEINYEDYDDYYD, encoded by the coding sequence ATGATTGATGGTACAAAAGTATTAACAACAATTGATGAAATTGTTAGTGAAAAACAAATTAGCCGTGATTTAATTTTAGAATCAATTAAAGAAGGAATTAAAAAGGCTTATGAAAAACATTTTGATCCTGAAGCAACAATTGTTGTTGATATTGATCAAAAAACAGGACAAATTAAAGTTGACAAACAATTAACTGTTGTCAAAAAAGTTGAAGATGACTTATTAGAAATTGGATTAAATGAAGCAAAAGCAAAATACGGGGACGAAATTACGATTGATGATAAAATTTATGAACCAGTTAACTCTGAAGAATTTTCTCGGTTAATAATTTTCCAAGCTGGCCAAATTATTAAACAACAAATTAAAGAAGCCGAAAAGGATTCAATATTTGATGAATATATTGTCCAAAAAGGGCATTTAATGACTGGTGTTGTCATTGCCGCGGAAGAAAAATACTTATTAGTCGAAGTTGAACGAACATTTGCTTATATTTCCCGCAAGAATTTAATCTTTTCTGATCATTTTGAAGTTGGCCAAGCAATTATCTTTTTAGCCGAAGATGTTGTTAAGTCAAAAAATGCCGGTCAAATTACTGGTTCTCGAACAAGCAATGATTTTTTATATCGTTTATTAGAACGCGAAATTCCCGAGATTTTTGAACAAGTAATTACTGTTAAAGAAATTGCCCGTGATCCAGGGCGCCGTAGTAAAATTGCGGTTTATAGTACAAATGATAATATTGATCCAATTGGAGCTTGTGTTGGAAGCAAGGGAAGCCGGATTAATAAAGTAACAGCGGAATTACAAGATGAAAAAATTGATATTTGTATTTATAATGATAATAGTCAACAATTTATTATTAACTCATTATCACCAGTAAAAGTAATTTCAATTATAACTAATGAAGAAGGAAAAGAAGCGAATGTTATTGTTCCAGATGAACAATTATCATTAGCAATTGGGAAAGGTGGTAGTGCTGCCAAATTAGTTGCGAAGTTAACGAAATGAAAACTAAATATTATGAGTTACAATGAAGCATTAACTAAACAAATTGAAATTTTATGAAATGGTAATTTAACCGCCGAGGAACTTACGGCTTTACAAGTTAAATTAAAAGATAAAATTAAACCAAAAATAGAAATTACCCCAGAACCTGTGGCAATCACAGTGGGATTACCAATTGAAGAATTTGAAATTATTGAAGAACAAATGGTAGAAGAAATGCTGATTTTGGATGAAGAAAATTATCATGTTGATAATTTAACCGAAGTAAACCCAGCGCTATTAGCCAATGAAATTGAAGAAAATCTTTCTTATTTTGAAACTGAACAATTTGAAAATCAAGATGATGAAGAGGAAGATGATGAAATTAACTATGAAGACTATGATGATTATTACGATTAA